The Rhizobium sp. BG4 genomic sequence GCTGCCGCAATCGGCGCTGCTGCCGGCTCCGGCCTGATCACTGGCTTCCCGACGATCTGGGCGCAGTCCAACATCACGCTGCGCCAGTTCGGTACCGGCGTTTCGAACATCAATGCGATCGCCGAACAGTGCAAGAAGGATCTCGGCATCACGCTCGAAATGACGGCGACCGATTCCGACGCGGCTGCCCAGCGCGCCGTCACCCAGCCTGACAGCTACGACATCGCCGACATCGAATACTGGATCCTGAAGAAGGTCTATCCGACCGGCGTCATCCAGCCGATGGACGTCAAGAAGCTGAAATATTACGACAAGGTCGTTCCGCTCTTCAAGAACGGCAAGCTGAAGGCCGACAGCGTCATCGCCCAGGGCACCGCGCCGCACACCGTCGGCTATGTCGAGAGCGCCGATGCCAAGACCTTCGCCAAGGGCGAGACCGAACTCTTCACCATGATGCCGACCATCTACAATGCCGATACGCTCGGCATCCGTCCCGATCTCGTCGGCCGCGATATCACCAGCTGGGCCGATATCATGGATCCGAAGTTCAAGGGCAAGACCTCGATCCTCAACATCCCGTCGATCGGCATCATGGATGCCGCGATGATCATGGAATCGCTCGGCAACATTAAATATGCCGACAAGGGCAACATGACCAAGGAAGAGATCGACAAGACGATCGAATTCCTGATCAAGGCCAAGGGCGACGGCCAGTTCCGCGCCTTCTGGAAGAGCTTCGACGAGTCGGTCAACCTGATGGCCTCGGGCGAAGTCATCATCCAGTCCATGTGGTCGCCGGCCGTTGCCGCCGTCCGCTCCAAGGGCATCGCCTGCAAATATCAGCCGCTCAAGGAAGGCTACCGCTCGTGGGGCGGCGGCCTCGGCCTCGCCTCGCACCTCAAGGGCGCAGAGCTCGATGCGGCCTATGAATATATCAACTGGTACACGTCCGGCTGGGTCGGTGGCTATCTCAACCGCCAGGGCTACTACTCGGCCTGCATGGACACCGCCAAGAACTTCATGACGGCCGACGAGTGGGGCTACTGGATCGAAGGCAAGGCGGCGCAGGGCGATATCCTGTCTCCGGAAGGCAAGGTCATGGAAAAGGCCGGCGCAGTCCGCGACGGCGGCTCCTTCGAAGAGCGCATGGGCCATGTCGCCTGCTGGAACTCCGTCATGGACGAGGACCGCTACATGGTCCGCCGCTGGAACGAGTTCATCGCGGCTTGAGGTGATTGCGGCTTTCCCCTCCCTAACCCTCCCCACAAGGGGAGGGAGTTAGCAGAGGCCGCGACAGAACTTCTCCCTCCCCCTTGTGGGGAGGGCTGGGGAGGGGTCTTTGGATCCCTCTCGCTCTCCGTTTCAAAAGTCCGAGAGGATGGCAGATGGCAACGATCGCTTCCGCACAGCCGGCTGAAAAACTCGACCGCGTCCGACGCCGCCGCGCCCGTCTGCCGTCGGTGGCGATTTCCTATCTGCAGGCGCTGCCGCTCTTCGTCATTCTCGGCGCCTTCTTCCTGTTGCCGATCGCAATGATCGCCGTCGTCAGTTTCTGGGACTACGATTTCGCCGGTCTCTATCCGGCCTTCCTGACCATGAACTACACCGATACGCTCGGTTCGTGGGTCACCTGGAAGACCTATCTCAACACGCTGAAATTCACCGTCATCGTCTGGGGGCTGACGCTGGCCATCGGCTTCTGGGTCGCCTATTTCCTGGCCTTCCATATCCGCAAGACCTCGACGCAGATGATCCTGTTCCTCGTCTGCACCGTCCCCTTCATGACCTCGAACATCATCCGCATGATTTCCTGGATCCCGGTGCTCGGCCGCAACGGCCTCATCAATCAGGCGCTGGTCTCCGCAGGCATCGTGCCGCAGCCCATCGAGTGGCTGCTCTATTCCGATTTCGCCGTGGTGCTCGCCATGGTCCATCTCTACACGCTGTTCATGGTGACGCCGATCTTCAACACGCTGATGCGCATCGACCGCTCGCTGTTCGAGGCGGCGCGCGATGCCGGCGCCAGCGGCTGGCAGGTGCTGTGGAATGTCGTGCTGCCGCTCGCAAAGCCCGGCATGGCGATCGGCTCGATCTTCGTCGTCACCCTCGTCATGGCCGACTTTTCCACCGTCCAGGTCATGTCCGGCGGCCAGAGCGCCTCTGTGGCGCTGATGATGAAGAACCAGATGTCGCTGCTGCAGTATCCGGCGGCGGCCGCCAATGCCGTCGTCCTTCTCGCCGTCGTGCTGCTGATGGTCGCCGCCATCCTGCGCGTCGTCGATATCCGCAAGGAGCTCTGAGATGAACCGCGAAACGCGCAGCCTCGAATTCTATGTGCTCGCCCTGTTCTTCATCATCTTCGTGCTGTTTCTCTATGGCCCGCTCTCGGCGATCCTGATCCTGTCCTTCCAGGGGCCGGATGGCGGCCTGACCTTCCCGCTGAATGGCGTCTCGGTACACTGGTTCTTCAATCTCTTCGAGAAGCAGGCGGTCGGCGATTTCGGCGCCTCCTTCACCCGCTCGTTCACGCTCGGCCTGATGGTCATGGTGGTGACGGTCGTGGTCTCGCTGCTCGCCGGTCTCGCCTTCCGTCGGAAGTTCCGGGGATCCACCGCGCTCTTCTATGCAACGGTTGCCAGCCTCGTCGTGCCCTCGATCATCATCTCGCTCGGCATCGGCGTCGTCTTCCAGCAGAGCGGCCTCAAGCCCGCCTGGTATTCGTCGGCCTTCGGCGCCCATCTCACCTGGACGCTGCCCTTCGGCGTGCTGATCATGTTTGCCGTGTTCAACCGCTTTTCGCCGGCTTACGAAGAGGCGGCGCGCGATCTTGGCGCCAGCTCCTGGCAGACGTTCCGCCATGTGGTTCTGCCGATGATCCTGCCCAGCCTGATCGGCGTCGGCCTGTTCGGCTTCACGCTTTCCTACGACGAATTCGCCCGCACGCTGATGACGTCAGGCAGCTACAACACGCTGCCGCTCGAAATCTACGGCATGACGACCAACGTCACGACGCCGGTGCTCTATGCGCTGGGAACGGTCACGACGGTCTTCTCCTTCACCATCATCCTCGGCACGCTCGGCATCATGACAATGCTCGGCCGCCGTCAGGCAAAGATCAAATAAGATGCGCATATTGCTGGTTAATCCGAATACCACGGCCTCAATGACCGAAAAGGCTGCGGTTGCCGCCCGCGTGGTCGCCGCATCCGGAACAGAGATCATCGCCGCCACCTCCCGCATGGGGCCGGTGTCCATCGAAGGGCATTATGACGGCGCCCTGGCGATCCCCGGCCTGCTGGCAGAGTTGAAGGAGCGGCAGACGGACGGCTACGATGCGGCCATCATCGCCTGCTTCGACGATACCGGCCTTGAGGCCGTCCGCAGCTTCTGCGATGTGCCCGTGCTCGGCCTCTGCGAATCCGCCGTGGCGACCGCCGGCTTTCTGGCGCAGCGCTTCACAGTGGTGACGACGCTGGAGCGCTCGCGCGTGCTGATCGACAACCTAGTCAGGCGCTACGGCATGGGCGACCGTGCCAAGGTGCGGGCCTCCGATATTCCGGTGCTTGAACTCGAAAACGAAGCCTCGGGTGCGATCGGCAAGCTGCGCGCCGAAATCGAGCGGGCGCTCGACGAGGACGGCGCCGAGGCGATCGTGCTCGGCTGCGCCGGGATGACCGATCTCGCCCGGGAACTCCAGGCGCATTACGGTGTGCCCGTCGTCGATGGCGTCGCGGCCGCCGTCAAACAGGCGGAAGCGCTGGTTTCGCTCGGTCTTTCCACGAGCAAGCGCGGCTCCTACGCCTCGCCGCTGGCAAAGCCCTTTACCGGCGCGATGAGCCATTTCGCACCGGCCGGATGATGCCGGCCGCGTCACCTTGACGCCCTAGCCGCATCCCCGATCACTCTCTCCTCGACAGCTTCCACGTCAGGTGCTTTCCTGATGCCTCGCGCGCACTATCTTCACTGCGCCGAAGCCCAAGACGGAGGATCAGGTCAGTGTCGCAGCCATCCACCCCTCCGGGCGCGCCGGGCATAGAGCCGCGCTGGACCTCAAGCGACAAGACCGCCGTCGGGCGGGCTGCCGGGGAGGCGGGCAATCTCTGGTTCACCGCCAGCCACGGCATCCTCAACGAGGTCTACGCGCCGCGCCTCGACCAGGCGAGCATCCGCGATTTCGGCTTCGTGGTGACAGCCAAAGACTATTTCTCGGAAGAGAAGCGCGATGCCGATCATCTCGTCGAAACGCTTGAAGACGGCGTTCCCGCCTTTCGCCTGACCAACACATCCAGAGACGGCCGTTACCGGATCACCAAGGTGATCCTCGCCGATCCCGATCGTGAAGTCCTGCTGCAGGACATCCATTTCGAAGCGCTGGTCGGTGATCTCCAGGATTATCAGCTGCACGCGATCGTCTCGCCGCATCTCGTCAATGGCGGCGCCAACAACACAGGCTGGTACGACGATTTCAAGGGGCATCCGATGCTCTTTGCTTACGGTACCGGCCGTTCGCTGGCGGTTGCCTCGTCGGTGCCGTGGATTGCGCGCTCGGTTGGCTTCGTCGGCTTTTCCGATGCCTGGCAGACGTTGTCGCGAGGCCAAGGTCTGCGCGAGGACTATCAGCGCGCCGAGGACGGCAATGTCGCGCTCGGGGGTACGATCGACCTGTCGCAGACGGGTGGGCGTGCCCTGCTTGCGCTCGGCTTCGGAACGCAGCCCGAGGAGGCCGCCTTCCGCGTGCTGCTCAGCCTGCAGCAGGGGACCGAACCGGCGCTGAAAACATTCAAATCGGGCTGGCGGGAATGGCAGGGCAAGCTTCTGCCGCTCGACGAGCCGCATGATTCGCGCGAGCTCAACCGTTACCGTGTTAGCACCAGCGTTCTCGCCACCCATCGCGACGATGCCTCTGGCGCTATCATAGCCAGCCTGTCGATCCCCTGGGGATCGGCGAAGGGTGACGACGATCTGGGCGGCTATCATCTCGTCTGGACACGCGATCTGGTGGAGACCGCAGGCGGGTTGCTGGCGGCCGGTGCCGAGCAGGATGCGCTTGCGGTGCTCGATTACCTCGTGGCGACGCAGGAGGCCGATGGCCACTGGGTCCAGAATTCCTGGCTTGACGGGCGTCCCTACTGGAAGGGCATCCAGATGGACGAGACCGCCTTTCCGATCCTGCTTTACGACATGCTGCTGCGGGCGAAGGTGATCGGCCCGGCCGATGCCCGGCGTTACGCCGGTATGATCAAGGCTGCTGCCCGCTATATCGTCCGGAACGGCCCATGCACGCAACAGGACCGCTGGGAAGAGGATGGCGGCTATTCGCCCTTCACGCTCGCCGTCGAGATCGCCGGGTTGCTGGCTGCCGCGGATGCGATGGAGGTATCAGGCGACGCGGATGTGGGGCGCTATCTGCGCGAGGTTGCCGATAGCTGGAACGAGCAGATCGAAAGCTGGACCTACGCGACCGGCACGGAGCTGTCGAAAAGCCTCGGCATCCACGGCTATTACATGCGGATCGGCAGCTTTACCGGCGAAGGACACAAGCGCTCTCCGGCGTTGGTGCCGATCAAGAACCGCACCAACGCGGAGATGACGCTGGAATCCGGTCTGCTCGTCAGCCCGGATGCACT encodes the following:
- a CDS encoding PotD/PotF family extracellular solute-binding protein — encoded protein: MTTETKTTKPQTGISRRSLLKTGAAAIGAAAGSGLITGFPTIWAQSNITLRQFGTGVSNINAIAEQCKKDLGITLEMTATDSDAAAQRAVTQPDSYDIADIEYWILKKVYPTGVIQPMDVKKLKYYDKVVPLFKNGKLKADSVIAQGTAPHTVGYVESADAKTFAKGETELFTMMPTIYNADTLGIRPDLVGRDITSWADIMDPKFKGKTSILNIPSIGIMDAAMIMESLGNIKYADKGNMTKEEIDKTIEFLIKAKGDGQFRAFWKSFDESVNLMASGEVIIQSMWSPAVAAVRSKGIACKYQPLKEGYRSWGGGLGLASHLKGAELDAAYEYINWYTSGWVGGYLNRQGYYSACMDTAKNFMTADEWGYWIEGKAAQGDILSPEGKVMEKAGAVRDGGSFEERMGHVACWNSVMDEDRYMVRRWNEFIAA
- a CDS encoding ABC transporter permease: MATIASAQPAEKLDRVRRRRARLPSVAISYLQALPLFVILGAFFLLPIAMIAVVSFWDYDFAGLYPAFLTMNYTDTLGSWVTWKTYLNTLKFTVIVWGLTLAIGFWVAYFLAFHIRKTSTQMILFLVCTVPFMTSNIIRMISWIPVLGRNGLINQALVSAGIVPQPIEWLLYSDFAVVLAMVHLYTLFMVTPIFNTLMRIDRSLFEAARDAGASGWQVLWNVVLPLAKPGMAIGSIFVVTLVMADFSTVQVMSGGQSASVALMMKNQMSLLQYPAAAANAVVLLAVVLLMVAAILRVVDIRKEL
- a CDS encoding ABC transporter permease yields the protein MNRETRSLEFYVLALFFIIFVLFLYGPLSAILILSFQGPDGGLTFPLNGVSVHWFFNLFEKQAVGDFGASFTRSFTLGLMVMVVTVVVSLLAGLAFRRKFRGSTALFYATVASLVVPSIIISLGIGVVFQQSGLKPAWYSSAFGAHLTWTLPFGVLIMFAVFNRFSPAYEEAARDLGASSWQTFRHVVLPMILPSLIGVGLFGFTLSYDEFARTLMTSGSYNTLPLEIYGMTTNVTTPVLYALGTVTTVFSFTIILGTLGIMTMLGRRQAKIK
- a CDS encoding aspartate/glutamate racemase family protein, which produces MRILLVNPNTTASMTEKAAVAARVVAASGTEIIAATSRMGPVSIEGHYDGALAIPGLLAELKERQTDGYDAAIIACFDDTGLEAVRSFCDVPVLGLCESAVATAGFLAQRFTVVTTLERSRVLIDNLVRRYGMGDRAKVRASDIPVLELENEASGAIGKLRAEIERALDEDGAEAIVLGCAGMTDLARELQAHYGVPVVDGVAAAVKQAEALVSLGLSTSKRGSYASPLAKPFTGAMSHFAPAG
- a CDS encoding glucan 1,4-alpha-glucosidase; its protein translation is MSQPSTPPGAPGIEPRWTSSDKTAVGRAAGEAGNLWFTASHGILNEVYAPRLDQASIRDFGFVVTAKDYFSEEKRDADHLVETLEDGVPAFRLTNTSRDGRYRITKVILADPDREVLLQDIHFEALVGDLQDYQLHAIVSPHLVNGGANNTGWYDDFKGHPMLFAYGTGRSLAVASSVPWIARSVGFVGFSDAWQTLSRGQGLREDYQRAEDGNVALGGTIDLSQTGGRALLALGFGTQPEEAAFRVLLSLQQGTEPALKTFKSGWREWQGKLLPLDEPHDSRELNRYRVSTSVLATHRDDASGAIIASLSIPWGSAKGDDDLGGYHLVWTRDLVETAGGLLAAGAEQDALAVLDYLVATQEADGHWVQNSWLDGRPYWKGIQMDETAFPILLYDMLLRAKVIGPADARRYAGMIKAAARYIVRNGPCTQQDRWEEDGGYSPFTLAVEIAGLLAAADAMEVSGDADVGRYLREVADSWNEQIESWTYATGTELSKSLGIHGYYMRIGSFTGEGHKRSPALVPIKNRTNAEMTLESGLLVSPDALALVRFGLRAADDPRIVNTVKAIDALLKRDLPAGPYWYRYNEDGYGEKEDGSPFDGAGIGRLWPLLTGERAHFEIAAGRTEEAARLLATLEASASPGGLLPEQIWDEADIADKELFLGRPSGSAMPLVWAHAEHIKLLRSLKDGAVFDMPPQTLARYVKGKPAPSPWIWRTNSTYDTISAGRLLRFELFEPAYVHWSSDGWNTVHDVTARDTSMGTWIADLSTDGIAVGSVISFTIFWTGRNDWEGRDFQIAVTT